A genomic stretch from Engraulis encrasicolus isolate BLACKSEA-1 chromosome 10, IST_EnEncr_1.0, whole genome shotgun sequence includes:
- the LOC134456575 gene encoding tumor necrosis factor receptor superfamily member 14-like, with amino-acid sequence MCNPGYHVYRHCTEYTSTTCAPCPQSSYTEAHNGLESCRTCAVCDSSAGVRVKKNCTNISDTLCEPLEGHYCTDPIKDDCQGAVKHTKCKPGQYIKLPGSASSDTVCSDCSSDTYSDGSFTSCIPHTQCRPGYDVVRPGSSASDTECQTISTVLKKYKATILFLQV; translated from the exons ATGTGTAACCCTG GATATCATGTTTATAGGCACTGCACTGAGTACACCAGCACCACATGTGCTCCATGCCCCCAGTCTAGCTACACAGAAGCACACAATGGGCTGGAATCATGCAGGACGTGTGCAGTTTGCGACTCAA gtgcaggtgtgagagtGAAGAAGAATTGTACCAACATCTCAGACACACTCTGTGAGCCTCTGGAGGGACACTACTGCACTGACCCAATCAAAGATGACTGCCAAGGAGCAGTGAAACACACAAAGTGCAAACCAGGGCAGTACATCAAACTGCCAG GATCAGCATCTTCAGATACAGTTTGCAGTGACTGCAGCAGTGACACATACTCAGACGGGTCATTCACTTCCTGTAttccacacacaca GTGTAGACCAGGCTATGACGTGGTGAGGCCAGGGAGCTCAGCATCTGATACTGAATGCCAAACAATATCTACAGTATTAAAAAAGTATAAGGCTACTATTCTCTTCTTGCAGGTGTAG